The following coding sequences lie in one Phragmites australis chromosome 8, lpPhrAust1.1, whole genome shotgun sequence genomic window:
- the LOC133926197 gene encoding peptide methionine sulfoxide reductase A5-like — MAGPSVAAAAMVAVVVLLVAEASGARLPGRGGAVRAPLPRGGAPATAVFALGSFWRSEAAFGCLPGVIRTSVGYAGGSKANPEYRNLADHAECVKVEYDPRLIQYKQLLDVFWASHDPREVFGQGPDVGNQYRSIIFTNGTIEARLAALSKEREQAKDRSNVITTQIQPLGAFYPAEPEHQKFELKHKPFLVQLIGNLPEGELLTSTLAAKLNAYAAELCPATTQKRISSKIDEIAKKGWPILREI, encoded by the exons ctccgtcgccgccgcggccatGGTAGCGGTGGTCGTCCTCCTCGTCGCAGAAGCCTCTGGAGCGCGCCTCCcaggccgcggcggcgccgtcCGGGCGCCGCTGCCGCGTGGGGGCGCACCGGCCACGGCGGTGTTCGCTCTGGGCAGCTTCTGGCGGTCGGAGGCCGCGTTTGGGTGCCTCCCCGGCGTGATCCGTACCTCCGTCGGCTATGCCGGCGGCTCCAAGGCCAACCCGGAGTACCGCAACCTCGCCGATCACGCCGAGTGCGTCAAG GTTGAGTATGATCCCCGTTTGATTCAATACAAGCAGCTTTTGGATGTGTTCTGGGCAAGTCATGATCCGCGGGAGGTGTTTGGGCAAGGGCCAGATGTTGGCAACCAGTATAG GTCTATCATCTTCACTAATGGGACCATTGAGGCCAGATTGGCTGCTCTTAGCAAAGAAAGAGAGCAAGCTAAGGATCGCAGCAATGTTATTACCACACAGATCCAGCCATTAGGGGCATTTTATCCTGCTGAACCAGAACATCAG AAATTTGAGCTGAAGCACAAGCCATTCCTCGTACAATTGATTGGGAACCTGCCAGAGGGGGAGCTCCTGACATCTACACTAGCTGCAAAGTTGAATGCATATGCTGCTGAGCTCTGTCCTGCAACTACCCAAAAGAGAATTAGCTCCAAGATTGATGAGATCGCTAAGAAAGGATGGCCCATTTTAAGGGAAATTTAG